In Trichoderma atroviride chromosome 2, complete sequence, one DNA window encodes the following:
- a CDS encoding uncharacterized protein (EggNog:ENOG41) encodes MERTGNKTEVRIGLGVRPAPVARIVRAAPPSPTPFPVARLEKQIAWQLPRSIGFSLLLLLHPLCKRHHLIPILFNLLLGACAAPSLPFPSFNSFFPSFQPHQISPTMADINVDVLVIGMGPTGLGAAKRLNQINGPSWLIVDSSHKAGGLAGTDVTPEGFLYDVGGHVIFSHYKYFDDCLDEALPKDDDWFVHQRISYVRYKGLWVPYPFQNNISMLPKEDQVRCLEGMIDAALEHRVANTKPKDFDEWIIRNTGVGVADIFMRPYNYKVWAVPTTKMQCQWLGERVAAPDVKTVTKNVVLNKVAGNWGPNATFRFPARDGTGGIWIAVADTLPSEKKKFGKSGEVTKIDAANKTVTMADGTTIGYGTLVNTMAVDHLVEKMGNQELITLSKGLFYSTTHVIGVGIRGERPERIGDKCWLYFPEDNCPFYRATIFSNYSPYNQPEKNAKLPTLYLANGEKAASSEAQDGPYWSIMLEVSQSELKPVDVDNLLKDCIQGLVNTEMLKPEDEIVSTYHRAFDHGYPTPSLEREGVLKELLPKLQDLGIYSRGRFGSWRYEVGNQDHSFMLGVEAVDAITSGAVELTLNYPDFVNGRQNTERRLAQAFSYGAQPLPTRERN; translated from the exons ATGGAGAGGACAGGTAATAAAACTGAGGTGAGAATTGGGTTGGGCGTGCGGCCAGCCCCTGTCGCCAGAATAGTTCGGGCAGCCCCTCCATCACCGACTCCTTTCCCAGTTGCAAGACTTGAAAAGCAAATTGCCTGGCAGCTGCCGCGATCCATTggattctctcttttgcttcttcttcatcctctttgcAAAAGGCATCACCTTATACCCATTCTTTTCAACTTGCTTCTTGGCGCGTGTGCAGCACCGTCCCTCCCTTTTCCCAGCTTCAACTCTTTTTTCCCATCCTTCCAGCCTCACCAAATTTCCCCCACCATGGCCGACAT TAACGTTGATGTTCTCGTCATTGGCATGGGACCTACTGGTCTCGGTGCCGCCAAGCGTCTGAACCAGATC AACGGCCCTTCATGGCTGATTGTCGACTCTTCCCACAAGGCTGGTGGTCTTGCCGGTACTGATGTCACTCCTGAAGGCTTC ttgTACGACGTTGGCGGTCATGTCATCTTCTCCCACTACAAGTACTTCGACGACTGCCTGGACGAGGCTCTCCCCAAGGACGATGACTGGTTCGTCCACCAGCGAATCTCCTACGTCCGCTACAAGGGCCTCTGGGTCCCCTACCCCTTCCAGAACAACATCTCCATGCTCCCCAAGGAGGACCAGGTCAGATGTCTGGAGGGCATGATCGACGCTGCCCTCGAGCACCGCGTTGCCAACACCAAGCCCAAGGACTTTGACGAGTGGATCATCAGAAACAccggtgttggtgttgctgatATCTTCATGCGACCCTACAACTACAAGGTCTGGGCCGTCCCTACCACCAAG ATGCAATGCCAGTGGCTCGGCGAGCGAGTTGCTGCCCCCGATGTCAAGACCGTCACCAAGAACGTCGTCCTGAACAAGGTTGCCGGTAACTGGGGACCCAATGCCACTTTCCGATTCCCCGCTCGGGACGGTACCGGTGGTATCTGGatcgccgtcgccgacaCTCTTCCCtccgagaagaagaagtttgGCAAGTCCGGTGAGGTCACCAAGatcgacgccgccaacaagACCGTCACCATGGCCGACGGCACCACCATTGGCTATGGCACCCTGGTCAACACCATGGCTGTCGACCACCTCGTCGAGAAGATGGGCAACCAGGAGCTAATCACCCTGTCCAAGGGCCTCTTCTACTCCACCACCCACGTCATTGGTGTTGGTATCCGTGGTGAGCGCCCTGAGCGCATCGGCGACAAGTGCTGGCTGTACTTCCCAGAGGACAACTGCCCCTTCTACCGtgccaccatcttctccaactACTCTCCCTACAACCAGCCCGAGAAGAACGCCAAGCTGCCAACCCTGTACCTTGCCAACGGCGAGAAGGCTGCCTCTTCCGAGGCTCAGGACGGTCCTTACTGGTCCATCATGCTGGAGGTTTCACAGTCTGAGCTGAAGCCCGTGGATGTCGACAACCTGCTCAAGGACTGCATTCAGGGTCTCGTCAACACTGAGATGCTCAAGCCCGAGGACGAGATTGTCTCGACCTACCACCGTGCCTTTGACCACGGATACCCCACTCCTTCTCTGGAGCGTGAGGGTGTCCTGAAGGAGCTCCTGCCCAAGCTCCAGGACCTGGGCATCTACTCTCGCGGCCGCTTCGGCAGCTGGAGATACGAGGTCGGCAACCAGGACCACTCCTTCATGCTGGGTGTTGAGGCCGTCGACGCCATCACCAGCGGAGCCGTTGAGCTGACCCTCAACTACCCTGACTTTGTCAACGGCCGACAGAACACCGAGAGGCGTCTGGCGCAGGCCTTTTCCTACGGAGCTCAGCCTCTGCCTACCCGCGAGAGGAACTAA